The Ovis canadensis isolate MfBH-ARS-UI-01 breed Bighorn chromosome 18, ARS-UI_OviCan_v2, whole genome shotgun sequence genome has a segment encoding these proteins:
- the NSMCE3 gene encoding non-structural maintenance of chromosomes element 3 homolog — protein MSQKPKSRGRPSSQGEREPGGGGEEAPSTSRGPGGAASQRRAQASPAPGPRSQKQLELKVAELVQFLLIKDQRKIPIRRTDILRHVVGDYKDVLPELLRRAAERLEYVFGYRLVELEPRSNTYILVNTLEPVEEDAEVRGDQGTPTTGLLMIVLGLIFMKGNTIKETEVWDFLRRLGVHPDKKHLIFGEPKKLITEDFVRQRYLDYRRIPHTDPVDYELQWGPRTNLETSKMKVLKFVAKVHNQDPKDWPAQYCEALADEEARARPQPAGPSPATASAPTPAPVS, from the coding sequence ATGTCGCAAAAGCCGAAGAGCCGGGGCCGCCCCAGTTCCCAGGGCGAGCGGGAGCCGGGTGGCGGCGGCGAGGAGGCCCCGAGCACGTCTCGCGGGCCGGGCGGCGCCGCGTCGCAGCGGCGGGCCCAGGCCTCCCCCGCGCCGGGGCCGCGCTCGCAGAAGCAGCTGGAGCTGAAGGTGGCGGAGCTGGTGCAGTTCTTGTTGATCAAGGACCAGAGGAAGATCCCTATCCGCCGCACCGACATCCTGCGGCATGTGGTCGGCGACTACAAGGATGTGCTCCCAGAGCTGCTGCGGCGGGCGGCCGAGCGCCTGGAGTACGTGTTCGGGTACCGGCTGGTGGAGCTGGAGCCGCGCAGCAACACCTACATTCTGGTCAACACGCTGGAACCGGTGGAAGAGGACGCGGAGGTGCGCGGCGACCAGGGAACGCCCACCACTGGGCTGCTCATGATCGTGCTGGGGCTCATCTTCATGAAAGGCAATACCATCAAGGAGACCGAGGTCTGGGACTTCCTGCGGCGCCTCGGGGTACACCCCGACAAGAAGCACCTCATCTTCGGGGAACCCAAGAAGCTCATCACCGAGGACTTCGTGCGGCAGCGATACCTGGATTACCGGCGCATCCCGCACACGGACCCCGTGGACTACGAGCTCCAGTGGGGCCCGCGCACCAACCTGGAGACCAGCAAGATGAAGGTGCTCAAGTTTGTGGCTAAAGTCCACAACCAGGACCCCAAGGACTGGCCGGCGCAGTACTGCGAGGCTTTGGCGGACGAGGAGGCCAGGGCCAGACCCCAGCCCGCGGGCCCGAGTCCGGCCACTGCCTCTGCCCCAACCCCTGCTCCTGTCTCTTGA